GGCCATAAAGCGTCGAACACGCCGGCCACTGTTTAATTCCAGGAGTCACACCATGGGTCATCTCACTATCAAACACGTGCGCGCCTTTGTACTGCGCGGCGGCGGCGCGGATTACCACGACCAGGCCGATGGTCATTGGATCGACGACCATATTTCGACGCCCATGAGCAAATACCCCGAATACCGCCAGAGCCGCCGCAGCTTTGGCATCAACGTGCTCGGCACGTTGGTCGTGGAGATTGAAGCCAGCGATGGCACCGCAGGTTTTGCCGTGACCAATGGCGGCGAGCCGGCGGCCTACATCGTCGAGAAACACCTGGCGCGTTTTCTGGAAGGCGCTCGTGTTACCGACATCGAAAAGATCTGGGACCAGATGTACCAGTCCACCCTCTACTACGGCCGCAAGGGCCTGGTGATCAATACGATTTCCGGGGTCGACCTGGCGCTGTGGGACCTGCTCGGCAAAATCCGCCAGGAACCGGTGCACCAGTTGCTCGGCGGCGCGGTGCGTGACGAATTGCAGTTCTACGCCACCGGCGCACGCCCGGACCTCGCGCAGAAGATGGGCTTCATCGGCGGCAAGATGCCCCTGCACCACGGCCCTAGCGAAGGTGAAGAAGGCCTGCGCAAAAACCTCGAATCATTAGCCACCATGCGCGAACGGGTCGGCCCGGACTTCTGGCTGATGCTCGACTGCTGGATGAGCCTGGACCTGAACTACGCGACCAAACTGGCCATCGGCGCCCATGAATACGGTTTGAAGTGGATCGAAGAAGCGCTGAGCCCGGACGATTACTGGGGCTACGCCGCACTGCGTAATAACGTGCCTAAAGGCATGTTGGTGACCACCGGTGAACACGAAGCCACCCGCTGGGGTTTCCGCATGCTGCTGGAAATGGGCTGCTGCGACATCATCCAGCCCGACGTCGGCTGGTGCGGCGGCCTGACCGAACTGGTGAAAATATCCGCGCTCGCCGACGCGCATAACGCCATGGTGGTGCCCCACGGCTCGTCGGTCTACAGCTACCACTTCGTCGCCACGCGCCACAACAGCCCGTTCGCCGAGTTCCTGATGATGGCGCCCAAGGCCGACGAAGTGGTGCCGATGTTCCACCCGCAACTGCTTGGCGAACCGGTGCCGGTGAATGGCCGCATGCGCCTGTCGGCGCTCGACAAGCCCGGTTTCGGTGTTGACCTGAACCCGGACTGCCAACTGCACCGCCCCTACAACCGCTGAGGAAGACTGCCATGAATATGCCCCGCAACGGCTTCAAGGCCGCCCTCGCCCAGGACGCCACGCAGTACGGCATCTGGGCCGGTTTCGCCACCGCCTACGCCGCCGAGCTCGTCGCCAGCATCGGTTATGACTGGATGCTCATTGATGGCGAACACGCCCCCAACACCGTGCCCAGCGTGCTCAACCAATTGCAGGCCGTGGCGCCCTACACCACCGCACCCGTGGTGCGTGCGGTAAGCGGCGACGCCAACCTGATCAAGCAATTGCTCGATGTCGGCGCTCAGACACTGATGATCCCCATGGTCGAAACCGCCGAACAGGCTCAGGCCCTGGTGCGCGCCATGCGTTATCCGCCCCACGGCATTCGTGGCGTCGGCGGCGGTTTGACCCGCGCCACACGCTGGGACGGCGTGACGGATTACCTGCAAACCGCGCATCAAGCGCTGTGCTTGATCGTGCAGGTGGAATCACGCCTTGGGGTTGAAAACGTCGAAGCGATTGCCGCCGTGGACGGTGTGGATGCGGTCTTTATCGGCCCCGCCGACCTGTCCATCGGCCTCGGTCATGCAGGCAACCCCGGCCACCCCGAGGTCCAGGAGCGCATCAAGCACGCGGTGGACGCAACCCTCGCCGCCGGCAAAGTCAGCGGCATCCTCGCGCCCAACGAAGACGACGCGCGCCGTTACCAGGCCTGGGGCTGCCGCTTCATCGCGGTCGCCATCGACATCAGCCTACTGCGCCAGAGTGCACTGACCACCCTCTCCCGTTATCGCCCCGCCGCCGACGCGAAAGCGCCATCGCGCACTTACTGAGGAACCTGCCCATGCCATCCGTTCCCGTTTACCAGAACTTTATCAATGGCCGCTTCGTTGCCAGCCAAGCGCATATAGACGTGCTGAACCCGGCCACCGGCGCGCTTCTGTCCAAGGTACCGGCGTCCACTGCCGACGACGTCGACCAAGCGCTCAGCGCCGCCCGCAACGCGCAAACAGACTGGGGGCGCAAACCCGCCATCGAACGCGCCGGCCACCTGCGGCGCATTGCTGCCAAGTTGCGCGAAAACGTCGCGCACCTGGCACGTACCATTACCCTTGAGCAGGGCAAGGTCAGTGGCCTGGCCGAAGTCGAAGTCAACTTCACCGCCGACTACCTCGACTACATGGCCGAGTGGGCGCGTCGTATCGAAGGCGAGATCATTACCAGCGACCGCCAGAATGAAAACATCTTCCTGTTCCGCAAGCCTCTGGGCGTAGTAGCCGGCATCCTGCCGTGGAATTTCCCGTTCTTTTTGATCGCACGCAAGATGGCGCCGGCGCTGCTGACCGGCAACACCATCGTGATCAAACCCAGCGAAGAAACCCCGAACAACTGCTTCGAGTTCGCCAAACTGGTGGCCGAGACCGACCTGCCGGCCGGCGTGTTCAACGTGGTATGCGGCGATGGCCAGGTCGGCGGCGCACTCACCGCGCACAAGGGTGTGGACATGATCAGCTTCACCGGCAGCATGGCCACCGGCTCACGGATCATGACCGCCGCCGCACCCAACATCACCAAGCTCAACCTGGAACTGGGCGGCAAGGCGCCGGCCATCGTGTTGGCCGATGCCGACCTCGACCTGGCGGTCAAAGCCATCCGTGATTCGCGCATCATCAATACCGGCCAAGTGTGCAACTGCGCCGAGCGCGTGTACGTGGAACGTAAAGTCGCCGACCAGTTTATCGAACGCATCAGCGCCGCGATGGCTGCCACCCGCTACGGCGACCCCATCGCTCAGGCCGATGTGGAGATGGGCCCGCTGATCAACCGCCAGGGCCTGGACAGCGTCAACCGCAAAGTGCGCACCGCGCTGAGCCAGGGCGCCACGCTGGTCAGCGGTGGGCAGATTGCCGACCTGGGCGCAGGTTTTCACTTCCAGCCCACGGTATTGGCCGGCTGCCGCGCCGACATGGAGATCATGCGCGAGGAGATCTTCGGCCCGGTGCTGCCGATCCAGATTGTCGACGACCTCGACGAAGCCATCGCCATGGCCAATGACTGCGACTACGGCCTGACGTCATCGATCTACACCCGCGACCTGGGCAAAGCCATGCACGCAGTACGCGAGATTGATTTTGGCGAGACCTACGTCAACCGCGAAAACTTCGAAGCCATGCAAGGTTTCCATGCCGGTGTGCGCAAATCCGGAATCGGCGGCGCTGACGGTAAGCACGGCTTGTACGAGTACACCCACACACACGTGGTGTACCTGCAGAGCTGAGGTGGTGAAATGCGGCCCGGCGCGTTAGCGTGCGGGCCTTTACCAGAATGCTAAAGATAAGGACTGCGCCATGCCCCTGCCCCTTTACAGCGGCCCGATCATCGACAGCCATCTGCACCTGTTCGACCCGCGTCGCCCCCAGGGCATCCCGTGGCCGGAGCCAGGCAACCGGTTGTATGCCGCACATTTGCCGGCGCACTACTGGGCCCTGGCCAGCCAGCACAATGTCATTGGCGCCATCGTTGTGGAAGCCAGCCCATGGCGTGACGACAACCGCTGGCTGCTCGACATCCTGCGCAACGAGCCGCGCATGCTCGGTTTTGTCGGCAACCTCGACCCGCGTGAGGCGAGTTTCGCCGCCGACCTCGACGCGCTGACGCCGGAGCCGCTGTTCCTCGGCCTGCGCTACGGCAACCTGTGGGACCGCGACCTGCTGGTGGACCAGACACGCCCAGGGTTTATCGACGGTATGCGCCAGTTGGCCGCCTGCGGGCGCAGCCTGGACAGCGCCAACCCGAACCCGCGCCTGATCAAGGGCCTGTTGCACCTGAGCGATGCCGTGCCGCAGCTGCGAATTGTCGTCGATCACCTGCCTAACGCCCAGGTGCCGGCCGGCGAAGAAGCGGCCTACCACGCCGACCTCTTGCGCCTGGCCCAACGGCCCAACGTGTTTGCCAAGCTGGCGGAAATTCCCCAGCTGGGGCCCGACGGGTTGATCACCGATACGGCTATTTATAACGACCGCCTCGCGGTTTTATGGGAAGCCTTTGGCGAAGACCGTTGCTTCTTCGGCAGCGACTGGCCCAACAGCGATCATCTGGCGGATTTCGCCACCACGCTGGGCCTGGTCAAACGCTGCATGGCGGACAAACCCGAGACGGTCCAGGCCAAATTTTTCGTGCACAACGCGGTGCGTATCTATACGCCCACTACCGCCCATGGAGACCTGTGATGCAGACCCGTGCCTTTCGCATGCACCTCAACCCGGGTCAGGCCGACGAATACCGTCGACGCCACGATGAGATCTGGCCGGAGCTGGCCGACGCGCTGCTGAATGCCGGCGTGGTGGACTACAAGATCTTCCTCGATGAACCCGCCAATACGCTCTTCGCCGTACTGGCCCACGATGACGTCCATGGCCTGGACGAACTGCCCGGCACGCCACTGATGCAACGCTGGTGGCGCTATATGCAGGACATCATGCCCAGCCACCCCGATGCCTCGCCGATCAGTCTCGACCTGCTGCCCATGTTCGAACTGACGCGCCCCTGAACCAACTGGCTTACAACAACAATAAAAAGGATTCAACCACGTGGAAATCATTCTCTTCGGTGTGATTCTGCACTTTATCGGCGGCTTTGCTTCCGGCAGTTTCTACATTCCCTACAAGAAGGTCCGCGGCTGGGCCTGGGAAAGTTATTGGATCACTGGCGGCCTGGTGTCGTGGCTGATCGTGCCCCTGATTGCCGCGCAACTGACCGTGCCGGGCTGGGTACAAATCCTGCGCACGGCCGACACCAGCACCCTGCTGTGGACCTATCTGTTTGGTGTGCTGTGGGGCATCGGCGGGCTGACCTTCGGCCTGACCATGCGCTACCTCGGCTTGTCGCTGGGCATGTCGCTGATCATGGGCCTGACCTCCGCCCTCGGCGCCTTGATGCCCGCGCTGTACCGCGACCTGTTCACCACTGAAACCGAGGGTACGCTGACCTCGATGCTGGCCTCTCAGGGCGGGCATTGGGTGCTGTGGGGCGTGGCTGTGTCGTTGATCGGTATCGCGGTGTGTGGCAAGGCCGGGCTGATCAAGGAGCGTGAAGTATCCCAGGCGGTGAAGTTCGCCAGTGTCAGCGAGTTTTCGCTCGGCAAGGGCATGCTGGTGGCGGTGATCTCGGGCGTGCTGAGCGCCTGCTTCAGCTACGGGATTTCCGCCGGTCGCCCACTGGCCGCTGCTGCGGTGGAACACGGTGCCAACAGCCTGTTCCAGAACAACGTGACCTTTATGGTGATCATGTGGGGCGGTTTGACCACCAACGGTATCTGGTGCCTGTGGCTGAATTGGCGCAACCGCACCTTCTCCAACTACACCGACCGCAGCACCCCGCTGCTGAGCAACTACCTGCTGGTAGCCGTCGCCGGCACCCTTTGGTTCCTGCAGTTTTTCTTCTACGGCATGGGCGAAAGCCGCCTGCAGAACGACGCCAGTTCGTGGGTGCTGCACATGTCGTTCATCATCATCGTATCCAACTGCTGGGGCCTGTATTTCCGTGAATGGCACGGCACCAGCGCGACAAACAAGGGCGTATTGGTGGCGGGTATCGCGGTGATCCTCGGCGCCATCGCCATGGTCGGTTACGGCAATTACCTCGGTTGAAACCGCTTATTCTTTCAGGAGTGTTTTTATGTTGCTTGCAGACAAAACCGTAATCATCACCGGCGCCTCCCGTGGTATCGGCCGCGCCGCCGCCCGTGAATGCGCGCGCCAGGGCGCCCGCGTGGTGATCGGCCACAGCGGCAGCGGCCAGGGCAGCGAAGCGGCGTATTCGTTGATTGAAGAAATCAAGGCGCTCGGCGGCCAGGCCATCGAAGTCGGTGGCGACGCCGCCGACCCGGACACCGGCGACAAGCTGGTGGCCGGCGCAGTGAACGCCTTCGGCAGTGTCGATGTGTTCGTCAACAATGCCGGGATCTGCCCGTTCCACTCCTTCCTCGACATGCCGCGCGAGGTCTACCTGAAAACCGTCAACACCAACCTCAACGGCGCCTACTTCGCCGTGCAGGCGGCGGCCAATCAAATGAAAAACCAGGGCCGTGGCGGCGCGATCATTGCCGTCAGTTCCATCAGCGCCCTGGTGGGCGGTGGCATGCAAACCCACTACACCCCAACCAAAGCCGGGCTG
The sequence above is a segment of the Pseudomonas sp. R76 genome. Coding sequences within it:
- the rhaT gene encoding L-rhamnose/proton symporter RhaT, with protein sequence MEIILFGVILHFIGGFASGSFYIPYKKVRGWAWESYWITGGLVSWLIVPLIAAQLTVPGWVQILRTADTSTLLWTYLFGVLWGIGGLTFGLTMRYLGLSLGMSLIMGLTSALGALMPALYRDLFTTETEGTLTSMLASQGGHWVLWGVAVSLIGIAVCGKAGLIKEREVSQAVKFASVSEFSLGKGMLVAVISGVLSACFSYGISAGRPLAAAAVEHGANSLFQNNVTFMVIMWGGLTTNGIWCLWLNWRNRTFSNYTDRSTPLLSNYLLVAVAGTLWFLQFFFYGMGESRLQNDASSWVLHMSFIIIVSNCWGLYFREWHGTSATNKGVLVAGIAVILGAIAMVGYGNYLG
- the rhaM gene encoding L-rhamnose mutarotase → MQTRAFRMHLNPGQADEYRRRHDEIWPELADALLNAGVVDYKIFLDEPANTLFAVLAHDDVHGLDELPGTPLMQRWWRYMQDIMPSHPDASPISLDLLPMFELTRP
- a CDS encoding HpcH/HpaI aldolase family protein; this translates as MNMPRNGFKAALAQDATQYGIWAGFATAYAAELVASIGYDWMLIDGEHAPNTVPSVLNQLQAVAPYTTAPVVRAVSGDANLIKQLLDVGAQTLMIPMVETAEQAQALVRAMRYPPHGIRGVGGGLTRATRWDGVTDYLQTAHQALCLIVQVESRLGVENVEAIAAVDGVDAVFIGPADLSIGLGHAGNPGHPEVQERIKHAVDATLAAGKVSGILAPNEDDARRYQAWGCRFIAVAIDISLLRQSALTTLSRYRPAADAKAPSRTY
- a CDS encoding SDR family NAD(P)-dependent oxidoreductase, with the translated sequence MLLADKTVIITGASRGIGRAAARECARQGARVVIGHSGSGQGSEAAYSLIEEIKALGGQAIEVGGDAADPDTGDKLVAGAVNAFGSVDVFVNNAGICPFHSFLDMPREVYLKTVNTNLNGAYFAVQAAANQMKNQGRGGAIIAVSSISALVGGGMQTHYTPTKAGLHSLMQSCAIALGPYGIRCNSVLPGTIATDINKEDLADEEKLAYMTSRTPLGRLGEPDDVAGPIVFLASDMARYVTGASLLVDGGLFVNLQ
- the rhmD gene encoding L-rhamnonate dehydratase encodes the protein MGHLTIKHVRAFVLRGGGADYHDQADGHWIDDHISTPMSKYPEYRQSRRSFGINVLGTLVVEIEASDGTAGFAVTNGGEPAAYIVEKHLARFLEGARVTDIEKIWDQMYQSTLYYGRKGLVINTISGVDLALWDLLGKIRQEPVHQLLGGAVRDELQFYATGARPDLAQKMGFIGGKMPLHHGPSEGEEGLRKNLESLATMRERVGPDFWLMLDCWMSLDLNYATKLAIGAHEYGLKWIEEALSPDDYWGYAALRNNVPKGMLVTTGEHEATRWGFRMLLEMGCCDIIQPDVGWCGGLTELVKISALADAHNAMVVPHGSSVYSYHFVATRHNSPFAEFLMMAPKADEVVPMFHPQLLGEPVPVNGRMRLSALDKPGFGVDLNPDCQLHRPYNR
- a CDS encoding amidohydrolase family protein, producing MPLPLYSGPIIDSHLHLFDPRRPQGIPWPEPGNRLYAAHLPAHYWALASQHNVIGAIVVEASPWRDDNRWLLDILRNEPRMLGFVGNLDPREASFAADLDALTPEPLFLGLRYGNLWDRDLLVDQTRPGFIDGMRQLAACGRSLDSANPNPRLIKGLLHLSDAVPQLRIVVDHLPNAQVPAGEEAAYHADLLRLAQRPNVFAKLAEIPQLGPDGLITDTAIYNDRLAVLWEAFGEDRCFFGSDWPNSDHLADFATTLGLVKRCMADKPETVQAKFFVHNAVRIYTPTTAHGDL
- the aldA gene encoding aldehyde dehydrogenase — its product is MPSVPVYQNFINGRFVASQAHIDVLNPATGALLSKVPASTADDVDQALSAARNAQTDWGRKPAIERAGHLRRIAAKLRENVAHLARTITLEQGKVSGLAEVEVNFTADYLDYMAEWARRIEGEIITSDRQNENIFLFRKPLGVVAGILPWNFPFFLIARKMAPALLTGNTIVIKPSEETPNNCFEFAKLVAETDLPAGVFNVVCGDGQVGGALTAHKGVDMISFTGSMATGSRIMTAAAPNITKLNLELGGKAPAIVLADADLDLAVKAIRDSRIINTGQVCNCAERVYVERKVADQFIERISAAMAATRYGDPIAQADVEMGPLINRQGLDSVNRKVRTALSQGATLVSGGQIADLGAGFHFQPTVLAGCRADMEIMREEIFGPVLPIQIVDDLDEAIAMANDCDYGLTSSIYTRDLGKAMHAVREIDFGETYVNRENFEAMQGFHAGVRKSGIGGADGKHGLYEYTHTHVVYLQS